In Solobacterium moorei, a single genomic region encodes these proteins:
- a CDS encoding alpha/beta hydrolase — protein sequence MRICIVYPNRLTGEESVDLLWLHGGGYGTALPEECYPYAERFLVNGNVVMVLPDYRKSYEAPYPAALEDAYLTLKWMKKHACKLHINPHQLFVGGESAGGGLVAALSAYVRDMNEVKIAFQMPLYPMIDDRPSSENKNETLAWTTSQKYFHWQLYKRNLQDVPVYCAPARLKDFRNLPPTFTVVGTPGPFYEETVTYMKHLYKAGVTIMLKEDEGCFHMFDTRFPNAQVSKEVIRFEQKVFQYAQQNFFARQDEISQVDESFQEDIFRNFHAYMDTENKY from the coding sequence TTGCGTATCTGTATTGTTTATCCAAATCGATTGACTGGGGAAGAATCAGTAGATCTTTTATGGCTTCATGGTGGTGGATATGGAACAGCATTGCCGGAAGAATGTTATCCATATGCGGAACGTTTCCTGGTAAACGGAAACGTAGTCATGGTGTTGCCGGATTATCGCAAGAGTTATGAAGCACCATATCCTGCAGCTTTAGAAGATGCCTATCTGACACTTAAGTGGATGAAGAAACATGCATGCAAGTTACATATCAATCCTCATCAACTATTTGTGGGTGGTGAAAGTGCAGGTGGTGGTTTAGTGGCTGCGTTATCTGCGTATGTACGTGATATGAATGAAGTAAAGATTGCATTCCAGATGCCTCTATATCCAATGATTGATGATCGTCCATCAAGTGAAAATAAAAATGAAACATTAGCTTGGACTACTTCACAAAAGTATTTCCATTGGCAGTTATATAAACGTAATCTACAGGATGTACCGGTGTACTGTGCACCAGCACGATTAAAGGATTTTCGAAATCTGCCGCCAACCTTTACAGTTGTAGGTACACCAGGGCCATTCTATGAAGAAACCGTAACCTATATGAAACATCTGTATAAGGCAGGTGTCACAATCATGTTAAAAGAGGATGAGGGTTGTTTCCACATGTTTGATACACGATTTCCAAATGCACAGGTATCCAAAGAAGTCATACGTTTTGAACAGAAAGTATTTCAATATGCACAACAAAACTTCTTTGCAAGACAGGATGAAATCAGCCAAGTGGATGAATCTTTCCAAGAAGATATATTCCGTAATTTTCATGCATACATGGATACAGAAAATAAATATTAA
- a CDS encoding IS3 family transposase, with product MKFTFEDKVQIYKERKLGTTFSKLQLKWKMQKSKIEYIVRLVDKHGLDILRHSSHDYSAEFKEAAIYRVLTLHKSIMSVSIDLGLSTDSLLFRWIKEYKENGYNVVVRKRGRHAKEENNRGAGERKQAPTRAELEAINRERIHKKIRCLSYGKRKERKEEIVRAISELRQELHVPVGYIIQTINTSTQLSYHISRSDYYYWKDKQDSDFKYDDVMNDIINVFYTHKRRYGYRRIYLEIRKLYPTINRKTIQRLMHKMGLFGNTPKAKYKSYKGNMNGTVENHLLEKVVDEENHITYYKRNFSTSTVNEKWTTDVSEFHITAGKLYLSPILDMHNREIISWNISNNPNYEQIANMLDIAFHRYPNIEGLIFHSDQGWQYQMNQYHKALHEHGVIQSMSRKGNCLDNCVMENFFGKMKNEMFYGHEYEFHTLEELKCAMEEYIHYYNEERIQTKLKGLTPCQARNQALSCR from the coding sequence ATGAAATTTACATTTGAAGACAAGGTACAAATCTACAAGGAACGAAAACTTGGAACCACATTTTCTAAGCTCCAGTTAAAATGGAAAATGCAAAAATCTAAAATTGAATATATTGTTAGGCTAGTTGATAAACATGGATTGGATATTCTACGTCATAGTTCTCACGATTACTCTGCTGAATTTAAAGAAGCAGCCATCTATAGAGTATTGACTCTTCATAAGTCAATAATGAGCGTATCAATAGACTTAGGGTTGTCTACCGATAGTCTTCTCTTTCGATGGATTAAAGAATATAAAGAAAATGGATATAATGTCGTTGTAAGGAAGCGAGGACGACATGCCAAAGAAGAAAACAATCGAGGAGCTGGAGAAAGAAAACAAGCTCCTACGCGAGCAGAACTTGAGGCTATTAATAGAGAACGAATTCATAAAAAAATTAGATGCCTTAGTTACGGAAAGAGAAAAGAGAGAAAAGAAGAAATAGTTAGGGCGATATCGGAACTAAGGCAAGAACTACATGTACCTGTTGGATATATCATCCAAACGATAAATACCAGTACACAATTGTCTTATCATATCAGCCGTTCTGACTACTATTATTGGAAAGACAAACAAGACAGTGATTTCAAATATGATGATGTAATGAATGACATCATCAATGTTTTCTATACCCATAAGAGAAGATACGGATATCGACGTATTTATCTGGAAATCAGAAAGCTGTATCCAACGATCAATCGTAAGACGATACAAAGGCTTATGCATAAGATGGGTCTATTTGGAAATACACCTAAAGCTAAATACAAATCATACAAAGGCAATATGAATGGTACAGTAGAGAATCACTTACTAGAAAAGGTAGTTGATGAAGAGAATCACATTACCTATTACAAGCGCAACTTCTCTACAAGTACAGTTAACGAGAAATGGACAACAGATGTATCAGAGTTCCACATCACTGCAGGCAAGCTGTATCTATCACCTATTCTCGACATGCATAATAGAGAAATTATATCTTGGAATATATCTAATAATCCAAACTATGAGCAGATTGCCAATATGCTTGATATCGCATTTCATAGATATCCAAATATAGAAGGACTGATATTCCATTCTGATCAAGGATGGCAATATCAAATGAATCAATACCATAAGGCTCTACATGAACACGGGGTCATCCAATCGATGTCTCGCAAAGGAAATTGCCTAGATAATTGTGTAATGGAGAACTTCTTTGGAAAGATGAAGAATGAGATGTTCTACGGACATGAATATGAGTTCCATACATTGGAAGAATTGAAATGTGCCATGGAAGAATACATACACTATTACAACGAAGAAAGAATACAGACAAAATTAAAAGGCCTAACCCCTTGTCAGGCAAGGAATCAAGCCTTATCATGTCGGTAA
- a CDS encoding transposase has protein sequence MTKHSFEFKKKIVLEYLNGKGGILYLSKKYGLGSKSQLHKWVKNYKAFGNDGLLRSRENEVYSFEMKLSIVELYLTSEITYQELAIQNGIKNPATIGNWVNRFRIAGPDALKSRRKGRRKAMDKTDRKTQNKLMEEASVNTSVEHIKKLEDELLRLRIENAFLKELRRLRLEDEEKMREWHSSSTVSDKSSN, from the coding sequence ATGACAAAACATAGTTTTGAATTCAAGAAAAAAATAGTTTTAGAATATTTGAATGGTAAAGGAGGAATTCTATATCTTTCTAAAAAATATGGATTAGGCTCTAAATCCCAGCTACACAAATGGGTGAAAAACTATAAAGCATTTGGAAATGATGGTTTATTGCGCTCACGAGAAAATGAAGTTTATTCTTTCGAAATGAAACTTTCTATTGTAGAGTTGTATTTAACAAGTGAAATCACATATCAAGAGTTAGCTATACAGAATGGCATTAAGAACCCAGCTACGATTGGCAACTGGGTTAATCGCTTTCGTATAGCAGGTCCTGATGCGTTAAAATCACGCCGAAAGGGTCGAAGGAAAGCTATGGATAAGACAGATAGAAAGACTCAAAACAAACTCATGGAAGAAGCTTCTGTTAATACAAGTGTAGAACATATAAAGAAATTAGAAGATGAACTTCTTCGGTTAAGAATAGAGAATGCATTTTTAAAAGAACTGAGGAGGCTGCGTTTAGAGGACGAGGAAAAAATGAGAGAATGGCACTCGTCATCAACAGTCTCCGACAAAAGTTCAAACTAA
- a CDS encoding IS3 family transposase: MALVINSLRQKFKLKDLLSYTGMPKATYMYWQKRFDRENPDKKLEENIQEIRINNKDYGYRRIVGELRNNGYTINKKKVQRIIQKLHLQVTSYTRKSRKYSSYRGTVGRVAPNRIHRRFKTHIPHQKITTDTTEFKYYEVDKKGHMTIHKLYLDPFMDMCSGEILSYEIGKRPSAENVMNALEKAITITTDCPYRRTFHSDQGWAYQMNAYTRRLKEERIFQSMSRKGNCLDNSVMENFFGLIKQEIYYGVMYYSFDELKLKIERFINYYNEQRIKEKLGWMSPVQYRQHLLAS; encoded by the coding sequence ATGGCACTCGTCATCAACAGTCTCCGACAAAAGTTCAAACTAAAAGACCTTCTCTCTTATACCGGAATGCCAAAAGCGACATATATGTATTGGCAAAAGAGATTTGATAGAGAAAATCCTGATAAAAAGCTTGAAGAAAACATACAAGAAATTCGTATAAATAATAAGGATTATGGCTACCGTAGAATCGTTGGAGAACTTCGCAACAATGGATATACCATTAATAAAAAGAAAGTACAGAGAATCATACAAAAGCTTCACTTACAGGTAACGTCTTATACTCGCAAAAGCAGAAAATACAGTTCTTATAGAGGAACAGTTGGAAGAGTTGCGCCTAATAGAATTCACAGACGCTTCAAGACACATATACCGCATCAGAAAATAACAACTGATACAACTGAATTCAAGTATTATGAAGTCGATAAAAAGGGTCATATGACAATACATAAGCTTTATCTAGATCCATTTATGGATATGTGTAGTGGTGAGATACTTAGTTACGAAATTGGTAAGAGACCTTCTGCAGAAAACGTGATGAATGCCTTGGAGAAAGCTATTACAATCACTACAGACTGCCCATATAGAAGAACATTTCATTCTGATCAAGGATGGGCATATCAGATGAACGCTTATACACGTAGATTAAAAGAAGAAAGAATCTTCCAGAGTATGTCTCGAAAAGGAAACTGCCTTGATAACTCAGTTATGGAAAATTTCTTTGGACTGATTAAACAAGAAATATACTATGGAGTCATGTACTATAGTTTCGATGAACTGAAGTTAAAAATAGAAAGATTTATAAATTATTACAATGAGCAACGAATAAAAGAAAAGTTAGGATGGATGAGTCCTGTTCAATACAGACAACATCTTCTAGCTTCATAA
- a CDS encoding IS110 family transposase produces the protein MGKFTKTLCISERKEYSIMEGPIITVDVSKGSCHYQPFIENGHPMRKPKQLSATIDGFQKLGQTIKDLEAKTEREDIPVIFEATGVYHRPLQKYLEDHKIRYYIISPLLSATYRKTSLHSNKTDALDCAHIAKAYYCEKELRQYQAQPQEYKRLYQLSRIYESELVHLRKRKVSLRSMLDIIYPRIDKTFKGNQNLYDPLPMEILKRYPHPSLLLGHREDTIVKTVGHRTGHLKGYTERIVHKIYEKAKECYSGCDIDDIEVVKLPSLIENVQEQKKKCDSLLKEMIEIARTCPYFASVVSIVGIGENLAARIIAELGDVSRFDNRAAIVAYAGLNPKIQQSGDIDGLHFKISKKGNKHLRCLLYLGAQCNYRLRKEDPLYEFTKKKRQQTQCPLSSKAAYTASAHKLLVIIYSLCKNGTLYHS, from the coding sequence ATGGGGAAGTTTACCAAGACATTATGCATATCAGAAAGAAAGGAGTATTCCATCATGGAAGGACCAATCATTACAGTGGATGTATCAAAGGGTTCCTGTCACTACCAGCCCTTCATAGAGAATGGACATCCAATGCGAAAACCAAAGCAGCTTTCAGCTACGATCGATGGTTTCCAGAAATTAGGGCAAACTATCAAAGACCTTGAAGCTAAGACAGAACGAGAAGATATACCAGTTATCTTTGAGGCTACAGGTGTCTATCATCGACCACTACAAAAATATCTTGAAGACCACAAGATAAGGTACTACATCATTTCTCCATTATTATCTGCGACCTATCGCAAGACCTCCCTACATAGTAATAAGACAGACGCATTAGACTGTGCACATATCGCAAAAGCGTACTATTGTGAGAAGGAACTAAGACAATATCAAGCACAACCACAAGAGTACAAAAGACTCTATCAATTGAGCCGTATATATGAAAGTGAGTTGGTTCATCTTCGGAAACGCAAAGTGAGTTTGAGATCCATGCTGGATATCATATATCCAAGGATTGATAAGACCTTTAAAGGGAATCAAAATCTGTATGATCCACTCCCAATGGAGATATTAAAAAGATATCCTCATCCATCCTTACTATTGGGCCATAGAGAGGATACCATCGTTAAGACCGTTGGGCATCGTACAGGTCATTTAAAAGGATATACAGAAAGAATCGTACATAAGATCTACGAGAAGGCAAAGGAGTGCTATTCAGGATGTGATATCGATGATATAGAAGTAGTCAAATTGCCAAGCTTGATAGAGAACGTGCAGGAACAGAAGAAAAAATGCGATTCACTATTGAAGGAAATGATAGAGATAGCACGAACATGTCCTTATTTTGCATCTGTTGTTAGTATTGTTGGAATCGGAGAGAATCTGGCAGCCCGTATCATAGCAGAGCTTGGAGATGTAAGCCGATTTGATAACAGAGCGGCTATCGTGGCATATGCAGGCTTGAATCCAAAGATACAACAATCCGGAGATATTGATGGACTGCATTTCAAGATATCAAAGAAAGGCAATAAGCATTTGCGATGCCTTTTATACCTTGGTGCACAATGTAATTATCGATTGCGCAAAGAAGATCCACTATATGAATTCACCAAAAAGAAAAGACAGCAGACCCAATGCCCATTGTCGTCTAAAGCTGCCTATACTGCTAGTGCTCATAAATTACTGGTCATAATCTATAGCCTATGTAAGAATGGTACTCTATATCATTCTTAG
- a CDS encoding patatin-like phospholipase family protein translates to MKKGLVLEGGAMRGIFTAGVIDVLMENHITFDGAIGVSAGACFGVNLKSKQIGRTFRYNMKYAKDPRYASVQSWIKTGDFFNAEFCYHTLPEKLDPMDATTYSQNPMKFYLVATDIESGEPYYYDAKDINNESLDFVRASASMPVFASPVHINGHIYLDGGISDSIPIKKFQQIGYEKNVIILTQPENYVKKPQQMMKVIRAKYRKYPNMVRALELRHETYNDTIAYIKEEVAKNNVFVIQPEAELNIGRIEHDRKRIRAVYEEGRKTAMKRLAELKMFLRQGERHHLR, encoded by the coding sequence ATGAAAAAAGGACTAGTTCTTGAAGGTGGTGCGATGCGAGGCATCTTTACGGCAGGTGTCATCGATGTACTAATGGAAAATCATATTACATTTGATGGCGCGATTGGTGTATCTGCTGGTGCGTGTTTTGGTGTAAATCTAAAGAGTAAGCAGATTGGTCGTACATTCCGCTATAACATGAAATATGCAAAGGATCCAAGATACGCAAGCGTTCAATCTTGGATTAAAACCGGAGACTTTTTCAATGCGGAGTTCTGCTATCATACATTGCCTGAAAAGTTAGATCCAATGGATGCCACAACTTACTCACAGAATCCAATGAAGTTCTATTTGGTCGCAACTGACATCGAAAGTGGAGAGCCTTATTATTACGATGCCAAAGATATTAATAATGAATCGTTGGACTTTGTGCGTGCTTCTGCGTCAATGCCAGTATTTGCAAGTCCAGTACATATCAATGGACATATTTATTTAGATGGTGGTATCTCTGACTCTATCCCAATCAAGAAGTTTCAACAGATAGGATATGAAAAGAATGTGATTATCCTAACACAACCAGAGAATTATGTAAAAAAACCACAGCAAATGATGAAGGTTATTCGTGCAAAGTATCGTAAATATCCAAATATGGTGCGTGCGTTAGAGTTACGTCATGAAACTTATAATGATACGATTGCGTATATCAAAGAAGAGGTTGCTAAAAATAATGTGTTTGTGATTCAACCAGAGGCGGAATTAAACATTGGCAGAATTGAACATGACCGTAAGCGAATTCGTGCAGTTTACGAGGAAGGTCGTAAAACAGCGATGAAGAGACTGGCAGAATTAAAGATGTTTTTAAGACAAGGAGAAAGACATCATTTGAGATAG
- a CDS encoding PucR family transcriptional regulator encodes MDISKLVDAFLSGVNLDGLIKISSILLKCPLLILDDAFHVVSYYKSEGFHDIPFDSTIESKHITYEVVRNLNWQPNLEEPVFLTIEESPWRRRISTLRAEHKNIGYLFCVDAEGQLEQVNDNDMNKIEMILAKQYLAQIENQFLSKNTEEEILTHLLDGDYQNPALFKLQISNTWIEQMDQGHLALIDVSNRTNLQISYRLLDAKLEAALAESRPFLYQKSVLLFVHEKRQVEILENIAKEFQVFVVISSVIKDIYELPKIYKQILEFTSLLQNKTFSAKVFYTEGYRLRMMLDQVKSRFDLVPDVYKRMYEYDKENHTVYCETLYYYELKNHSVIETAQELFTHRNTVVYRLRKIKEMFHIDDAHESEKLIRLISLGLCLIKMDQDDIVLDNMHASDIFEK; translated from the coding sequence ATGGATATTTCAAAATTAGTGGATGCGTTTTTATCAGGCGTTAACTTAGATGGGCTGATAAAAATATCATCAATATTATTAAAATGCCCATTATTAATATTAGATGATGCATTTCATGTAGTTTCTTATTATAAATCAGAAGGCTTTCATGATATCCCTTTTGATTCAACAATAGAGAGCAAACATATTACCTATGAAGTCGTGCGTAATTTAAACTGGCAACCAAATTTAGAGGAGCCAGTATTTTTGACAATCGAAGAAAGCCCATGGAGACGTAGAATCTCAACGCTGAGAGCAGAACATAAAAATATCGGTTATTTGTTTTGTGTAGATGCAGAAGGTCAGCTAGAACAAGTAAATGATAATGATATGAATAAAATTGAAATGATTCTAGCAAAACAATATTTAGCACAGATTGAAAATCAATTTCTTTCGAAGAATACAGAAGAAGAGATTTTAACACACTTATTAGATGGGGATTATCAGAATCCTGCTTTATTTAAGCTACAGATATCTAATACATGGATTGAGCAGATGGATCAGGGGCACCTTGCGCTAATTGATGTATCAAATAGAACAAATCTACAAATATCATATCGATTATTAGATGCAAAGCTAGAAGCTGCGTTAGCAGAATCACGTCCATTCTTATATCAGAAGAGTGTTTTGCTGTTTGTACATGAAAAAAGACAAGTCGAAATACTTGAGAATATTGCGAAAGAGTTTCAGGTATTTGTCGTTATCTCTAGTGTTATAAAAGATATCTATGAGTTACCTAAGATATATAAACAAATTTTAGAGTTTACGTCATTATTACAAAATAAGACTTTCTCAGCTAAAGTATTCTATACGGAAGGCTATCGTTTGCGTATGATGTTGGATCAGGTGAAAAGTCGGTTTGATTTAGTACCTGATGTATATAAAAGAATGTACGAGTATGATAAAGAAAATCATACAGTATATTGCGAAACACTATATTATTATGAATTAAAAAATCATTCAGTTATTGAAACTGCACAAGAGTTATTTACACATCGGAATACAGTTGTTTATCGTCTAAGAAAAATCAAAGAAATGTTTCATATAGATGACGCCCATGAGAGTGAAAAATTAATTCGTTTAATTAGCTTGGGTCTATGTTTAATTAAAATGGATCAAGATGATATTGTTCTAGATAATATGCATGCGAGTGATATATTCGAAAAGTAA
- a CDS encoding 2-keto-3-deoxygluconate permease has translation MSEEKKNVNIWKALQKVPAGTMFVPLIIGAIITTIGQGLFNVDIWAVLGNPMKDMFSSSGQMLIIGLMLFFTGTGVKVSDLKSALGRSVPLIIVRLVVAYALCALYYVLFGFEGVFGIPFLAVACAITSANAALYMGIISPFGDEADKAGFGIMLICSMPLLPILFLGFYGTSGFGVLRLYRLSHY, from the coding sequence ATGTCAGAAGAAAAAAAGAACGTTAACATCTGGAAAGCCTTACAGAAGGTTCCAGCAGGAACAATGTTTGTTCCATTAATTATTGGTGCAATCATCACCACAATTGGTCAAGGACTCTTCAATGTAGATATCTGGGCTGTATTAGGAAATCCTATGAAGGATATGTTCTCATCCTCTGGTCAGATGTTAATTATTGGCTTGATGTTATTCTTTACAGGTACTGGTGTTAAGGTTTCAGATTTGAAGTCAGCACTTGGTAGAAGTGTTCCACTCATTATTGTTCGTCTTGTAGTCGCATATGCATTATGTGCACTATACTATGTATTATTTGGATTTGAAGGTGTATTTGGTATTCCGTTCCTAGCTGTTGCATGTGCAATCACAAGTGCTAACGCTGCACTATACATGGGTATTATCTCTCCATTCGGTGATGAAGCTGATAAGGCAGGATTTGGTATCATGTTGATTTGTTCAATGCCTCTATTACCAATCTTATTCTTAGGTTTCTATGGAACATCTGGATTTGGTGTCCTCAGGTTATACAGATTATCGCATTATTGA
- a CDS encoding 2-keto-3-deoxygluconate permease codes for MILGSLDADIRKVFAGGNATILPFLGFEFGSTINLFKALGMIPQGILLSIAYFIIVIGPSYFVERNILHRPGYISVASASLAGVALAIPAMAASSNAAFEPFVSPTIAILAFVLAITNVTAPFLVKAELQRHPADNMAK; via the coding sequence ATGATTCTCGGTAGTCTTGATGCAGATATTCGTAAAGTATTTGCTGGTGGTAATGCAACAATCTTACCATTCTTAGGATTTGAATTTGGTTCTACAATCAACTTATTCAAAGCACTTGGTATGATTCCACAAGGTATCTTGTTAAGCATTGCATACTTCATTATTGTTATTGGTCCATCTTATTTCGTAGAACGTAACATTCTACATCGTCCAGGATATATCAGTGTTGCTTCTGCATCTCTTGCAGGTGTTGCACTTGCTATCCCTGCAATGGCCGCTTCTAGTAATGCAGCATTTGAACCATTTGTTTCACCAACGATTGCAATCTTAGCATTCGTATTAGCAATTACAAATGTTACAGCACCATTCCTTGTTAAAGCTGAATTACAAAGACATCCAGCTGACAACATGGCGAAATAA
- the budA gene encoding acetolactate decarboxylase → MQKVLQVSTLNALMLGDFNGTMTVKDLLSDCDTGIGTYEGLDGEALIVDGVAYKGTADGTVVKMADTDKLAFSTVTKFDHSVKEQTITNVEDIKTLKAKLQPIVDQNKNIFYMFLAHAKFSKMHVRSCYKCAKPYPTLAEAACEQREYHYENEEGQIIAIYCPDYVEGINLPGWHFHFLSDDKTHGGHILGLSADEFTFKMNAIPEFDLVLPTDSDFGKLNLTEDLSESTNAVEGN, encoded by the coding sequence ATGCAAAAGGTTTTACAGGTTTCTACATTAAACGCATTAATGTTAGGTGATTTTAACGGCACAATGACAGTCAAGGATCTATTAAGTGATTGCGATACAGGTATCGGTACATACGAAGGTCTTGATGGCGAAGCACTCATTGTTGATGGTGTCGCTTATAAAGGAACAGCTGATGGAACAGTTGTTAAGATGGCTGATACAGATAAGTTAGCATTCTCTACAGTTACTAAATTTGATCACTCTGTAAAGGAACAGACAATCACAAATGTTGAAGATATTAAGACATTAAAGGCAAAGCTACAACCTATCGTTGATCAAAACAAGAATATCTTCTACATGTTCTTAGCACACGCTAAGTTCTCCAAGATGCATGTACGTAGCTGCTATAAGTGCGCAAAGCCATATCCTACACTTGCTGAAGCAGCTTGCGAACAAAGAGAATATCACTATGAAAATGAAGAAGGACAGATTATCGCAATCTACTGCCCTGATTATGTAGAAGGTATCAACCTACCAGGCTGGCATTTCCACTTCTTATCAGATGATAAGACACATGGTGGACATATCTTAGGACTAAGCGCTGATGAATTCACATTCAAGATGAACGCTATTCCTGAATTTGATCTAGTTCTTCCAACAGATTCCGACTTTGGTAAGTTAAATCTAACAGAAGATCTATCCGAAAGTACAAACGCTGTTGAAGGAAACTAA
- the dusB gene encoding tRNA dihydrouridine synthase DusB yields MFKIGNIELKNQIVAAPLAGISNPVYREIMHDYGAGLVVSEMISDKALHYQNAKTQDMCRISEGEHPVALQLFGSDPITMAEAAEYLTKNTNCDMIDINMGCPVQKVVKAHSGSYLMQKPELAYEVMHAVVTHTDRPVTVKMRAGWDSDHINCVEIAKLAEKAGVSAVAVHGRTRGQQYTGHSNNAYIKAVKDAVNIPVIGNGDIRIPEDAKRMLEETGCDAIMIGRGLLGRPFFLQEVDAYLNGGTYVEPDYNEKLNLAYHYAEKLCEYESERNGICMMRGMAGWYITGLPHASEYKNRLSSISSLREMKEIIEEYRELIKNFMEKQ; encoded by the coding sequence GTGTTTAAGATTGGAAATATAGAATTAAAGAATCAAATTGTCGCAGCACCTTTAGCGGGTATCTCAAATCCTGTCTATCGTGAAATCATGCACGATTATGGTGCAGGTCTAGTCGTAAGTGAAATGATTAGTGATAAAGCATTGCACTATCAAAACGCAAAGACTCAGGATATGTGTCGTATCAGTGAGGGCGAACATCCAGTTGCTTTACAGTTATTTGGTAGTGATCCTATTACAATGGCTGAGGCAGCAGAGTATCTAACCAAGAATACAAACTGTGATATGATTGATATTAATATGGGATGTCCTGTACAGAAGGTTGTAAAGGCACATTCTGGAAGCTATTTGATGCAGAAACCAGAGCTTGCGTATGAGGTCATGCATGCAGTGGTAACACATACAGATCGTCCTGTGACAGTGAAGATGCGTGCGGGTTGGGATAGTGACCACATTAATTGTGTAGAAATCGCAAAGTTAGCAGAGAAGGCGGGTGTTAGTGCAGTTGCAGTACATGGTCGTACACGTGGGCAACAGTATACAGGCCATTCTAATAATGCATATATCAAAGCAGTAAAGGATGCAGTAAATATCCCTGTCATTGGAAATGGTGATATTCGTATACCAGAAGATGCGAAACGTATGTTAGAGGAAACGGGTTGTGATGCGATTATGATTGGTCGTGGACTTTTAGGAAGACCATTCTTCTTGCAGGAAGTAGATGCATATCTGAATGGTGGTACATATGTAGAGCCTGATTATAATGAAAAGTTAAATCTTGCATATCACTATGCAGAGAAGCTCTGTGAATATGAGAGTGAAAGAAATGGTATCTGCATGATGCGTGGTATGGCAGGTTGGTATATTACAGGATTACCACATGCTTCAGAGTATAAGAACCGTTTATCTTCTATCTCTTCACTTCGTGAGATGAAGGAAATCATTGAAGAATATCGTGAGTTAATTAAGAACTTTATGGAGAAGCAATAG
- the hslO gene encoding Hsp33 family molecular chaperone HslO, translated as MRKQIVIAEALGGSVRIHAVDTTDIVEEARKLHHCMATSAAALGRTLTVTAIMGSDLKNVYEKVTCIFNGHGPAGTVLAQADGSGNVKGFIGDPSIYLVREDGHLDVGKAIGTNGTLTVTRDMGLKDPFSGMVNIQTGEVGDDFAYYYAVSEQTPSVVNVGVLVNPDGSILAAGGFILQLLPNATEEVISACEAVAAKMRPVSTLISEGMSIEDIIHMYFEDANILEHKDVRWYCGCSHEHYKDALATLSDHDLQEMIKDGKGADIHCQYCNKEYRFTPEELKEVLELKQRV; from the coding sequence ATGAGAAAGCAAATTGTAATCGCAGAAGCGCTGGGTGGTAGTGTTAGAATTCACGCAGTTGATACAACAGATATCGTAGAAGAAGCTAGAAAGCTACATCACTGTATGGCTACTTCTGCGGCTGCTTTAGGTAGAACCTTAACAGTTACAGCTATCATGGGTAGTGATTTAAAGAATGTCTATGAAAAAGTTACCTGTATCTTTAATGGACATGGGCCAGCAGGCACTGTTCTTGCGCAAGCGGATGGTAGTGGAAATGTGAAGGGCTTTATTGGAGATCCTTCAATCTATCTTGTGCGTGAGGATGGACATTTGGATGTAGGTAAAGCAATTGGTACAAACGGCACATTAACAGTGACGCGAGATATGGGTCTAAAAGATCCTTTCTCTGGTATGGTGAATATTCAGACAGGTGAAGTTGGCGATGATTTTGCGTATTACTATGCAGTCTCTGAACAGACACCTTCTGTTGTAAATGTAGGTGTTCTTGTAAATCCTGATGGTAGTATTTTGGCTGCAGGTGGATTTATCTTACAGTTACTTCCAAACGCAACAGAGGAAGTCATCAGCGCATGCGAAGCGGTTGCCGCAAAGATGAGACCTGTATCCACATTGATCAGTGAAGGAATGTCTATTGAGGACATTATTCATATGTATTTCGAAGATGCGAATATCTTAGAACATAAGGATGTTCGTTGGTACTGTGGTTGTTCACATGAGCATTATAAGGATGCACTTGCGACACTTTCTGATCATGATTTACAGGAAATGATTAAAGATGGTAAGGGTGCGGATATTCATTGCCAATACTGTAATAAGGAGTACCGATTTACACCAGAAGAATTAAAAGAAGTATTGGAGTTAAAGCAGCGTGTTTAA